AGACCCGCCAGGTCCGCGCCGTGGCGGCGCGCCTGATACGGCACTGGCGCCGGTCCCTGCAGTTCCGGGTCGTCGTCTCCACGCTCGCCGTCTCGTGTCTGGTCGTCGGCCTGCTCGGCTGGTTCCTCGTCGCCCGCATCCAGGAGGGCCTGCTCGACGAGAAGATGACCGCGGCGACCGAGGAAGCCTGGTCGGGCACGCTGTACGCCCAGGGCCAGCTGGTCGCGCTCGACACCAGGGACCCGCAGGCGCTCGAGTCGCTGCAGGCCGGCGTCGTCAACGAGCTCAACAACCGCAGCGGCACCGCCGGCCGCTACTACGTCGCCGTGCGCGCGGGGGCGCGCGACGTGCCGGCAGGCGCCAACCTCGCCAGGGCGACCGGTGGCGTCTCGCTGTTGAGCATCCCCGGTCGGCTGCGCGACGCCGTCGAAGCCGCGCCGGCGCTCGAACAGCGGCGCACGTACACGGAGATCCGGTACAGCAACGGTGACGAGCCGCAGCCCGCCATCGTCGTCGGCTCCAAGGTCGGGCCGTGGCAGCTGTACTACCTGTTCCCGCTCGACCAGGAACAGGAGACGCTAGGCCTGGTGCAGCGCACGGTGGCGCTCGTCGGCGCGGCACTGGTCGCGCTGTTGTGCGCCATCGCGTACCTGGTGACCAGACAGGTGGTCACCCCGGTACGGCTGGCCGCCCGCACGGCGGGCGAGTTCGAGGCCGGGCACCTGGCCGAGCGCATGCACGTACGCGGCGAGGACGACCTCGCCCGGCTGGCGACCTCGTTCAACTCGATGGCCGCGAGCCTGGAACGGCAGATCGGTGAGCTGGAGGAGCTCGGCCGCGTGCAGCGCCGGTTCGTCTCCGACGTGTCGCACGAGCTGCGCACGCCGCTGACCACCGTGCGGATGGCCGCCGACATGCTCTACCACGACCGCGACAGGCTCACCGGCGACGCCGCGCGGGCGGCCGAGCTGCTGCAGGCCCAGCTCGACAGGTTCGAGTCGCTGCTCGCCGACCTGCTGGAGATCAGCAGGTACGACGCGGGCGCCGTGGTGCTCGACGCGGGCCCGTCCGACGTCCGCGACCTGGTGCGGGCGGCGGTGGAAGGCAACCGGCCGCTGGCCGAGCAGGCCGGCAGCGCGATCACCGTGGACCTGCCGGACGAGCCGTGCGTCGCCGAGATCGACACCCGCAGGGTCGACCGCATCCTGCGCAACCTCGTCGGCAACGCGATCAACTACGGCGAGGACGGCGCCATAGAGATCACCGTCGGCGTCGACGAGCAGGCGGTCGCGGTCGTCGTCCGCGACCACGGGGTGGGCCTCGACCCGGAGGAGGCGGAGCGGGTGTTCGACCGGTTCTGGCGCGCCGACCCCGCCCGTGCGCGCGGCGCAGGCGGCACCGGGCTCGGCCTCGCCATCGCGTCCGAGGACGCACACCTGCACGCCGGCTGGCTGCAGGCGACCGGGGGGCGCGGCTACGGCGCGCTCTTCCGGCTCACCCTCCCGGTGGCGGCCGGCGCCGTGCTCGACGGCTCGCCGCTGCCGATGGACATGCCGGACGTGCCGCAGCCGCAGGAGCCGGCACCGGACGTTGCCGACGCGGTGGAGGAGCCGGACAGCGCCCTGCCGGCCGGGGGAGCATCACCATGACCAGAAGGACGATCGCCGCGCTGCTCGTCGGTGCGCTGCTGCTCGCGGGCTGTGCCAAGGTGCCGACGAGCGGACCCGTCGAGGCCGGCCGGGGTGGCCGGCCGGAAGGCGTCCGCGGGCAGGAACCCATCCAGGTGTTCGCCCAGCGCCCGCAGGCCGGGTGGACGCCGGCGCAGGTCGTGTCCGGGTTCCTCGCCGCGATGGCGACCCCGTCCGACGGCGACGAGGTCGCGCGCGCGTACCTCACGCCGGACGTCCGGGCGGGCTGGCCGGCCGCCAAGGACCCCGCGGTGCGGGTCTACGCGCAGGACGACGACTTCCGGCTGGAGGTCGGCCGCGACGACACCGTCACCATCACCGCGACCGAGCGCGCCACGGTCAGCAACAGCGGCGAGTACCAGCCGTCCCCCGAGGGCACCACGATGGAAGCCGTCTTCCGGATGCAGCGGGTGAACGGCCAGTGGCGCATCGGCAGCCTGCCGAACACCAAGATGATGAGCGCGTACGACGCGGTGTCGGCGTACTCCCCGTTCGACGCGTACTTCTTCGCGAAGGAGTCGAACGTCCTCGTCCCGAGCCCGATCGTGCTGCCGGCCGCCGACAGGGACGACTGGCCGACCGACCTCACCAGGGCGCTGATCAACGGGCCGCAGGGGTCGGTGGCTCCCGGGGTGGCGTCCGCGATCCCGTCCGACACCGTGCTCGAGTCGTCGCCGACCATCGACGACAACGGCCGGCTGACCGTGCAGCTAGGCGGCGGCGCCGTCGGTCTCACCGGCGCCCGCAGGGCACGGATGATCGCGCAGCTCACCGCCACGCTGTTGCGCATCGAAGGGGTCAGCGAGGTCGACGTGGAGATCGACGGCGACAACGCCGTCTACGGCAGCTCCGCGTTCAGCGCGTACGAGCCGGCG
Above is a window of Streptosporangiales bacterium DNA encoding:
- a CDS encoding HAMP domain-containing protein; the encoded protein is MSTAGHGLARRARRLAGRQTRQVRAVAARLIRHWRRSLQFRVVVSTLAVSCLVVGLLGWFLVARIQEGLLDEKMTAATEEAWSGTLYAQGQLVALDTRDPQALESLQAGVVNELNNRSGTAGRYYVAVRAGARDVPAGANLARATGGVSLLSIPGRLRDAVEAAPALEQRRTYTEIRYSNGDEPQPAIVVGSKVGPWQLYYLFPLDQEQETLGLVQRTVALVGAALVALLCAIAYLVTRQVVTPVRLAARTAGEFEAGHLAERMHVRGEDDLARLATSFNSMAASLERQIGELEELGRVQRRFVSDVSHELRTPLTTVRMAADMLYHDRDRLTGDAARAAELLQAQLDRFESLLADLLEISRYDAGAVVLDAGPSDVRDLVRAAVEGNRPLAEQAGSAITVDLPDEPCVAEIDTRRVDRILRNLVGNAINYGEDGAIEITVGVDEQAVAVVVRDHGVGLDPEEAERVFDRFWRADPARARGAGGTGLGLAIASEDAHLHAGWLQATGGRGYGALFRLTLPVAAGAVLDGSPLPMDMPDVPQPQEPAPDVADAVEEPDSALPAGGASP